The window CGCGTCCTGGACGAGATCTTCGCCCGCATGGGCGCGCACATCCGCCCCGATCGGGCCCGCGACCTGCACGCGGTGGTCCACTGGAGGCTGTCGGGCGGCATCGGCGAAGGCGGCTACGACCGCTACGAGACGGTGATTTCGCACGGCTCGTGCACGGTGACCCGCGACACGCGCTCCTCTCCCCGGGTCACGATCACGATCGCGCCCGCGGACTTCTTCCGCCTGATCACCCACCAGGCGACGCCGGCGGTGCTGTTCGTCACGGGAAGGATCAAGGTCAAGGGCGACCTGGCCTTCGCGGCGGGCCTGATCGGATTCTTCGACCTCCCCCACCCCGTATAGTCCGTCCGTGCCCCGAA of the Amycolatopsis sp. NBC_01488 genome contains:
- a CDS encoding SCP2 sterol-binding domain-containing protein yields the protein MADNAGMTSADQVAELRGAALLDALERLDPLGPEAHTLDVNALADAVNPRDLGKDDFRRLLSTLLRLAERAPAFDLSKVDPARFASLVASASRAQLESVVAERPLRERVLDEIFARMGAHIRPDRARDLHAVVHWRLSGGIGEGGYDRYETVISHGSCTVTRDTRSSPRVTITIAPADFFRLITHQATPAVLFVTGRIKVKGDLAFAAGLIGFFDLPHPV